In the genome of Lactuca sativa cultivar Salinas chromosome 3, Lsat_Salinas_v11, whole genome shotgun sequence, the window TCCGGGTTTTCTGGTTTTTGGACCGGTgcaactttaattgcatagagtataataagtaatctacattgatgtataatattataacttgcaaaattaataCGTTTCCGTTTCATTCCtaactaatctacattgatgtataatattataacttgcaatttgcaaaaattaattttccaaataaaaacaactaacatataaatcaagttcaccaataaaagttaaacaattttaagacaaacatacaaaagtattacggtaacaacaaaaatcatagtttaaactttaaaatcaatcaaactaataaacttcataaactcataatctaatcttccattggtctcttccccatatcattgtcatccatatgtaacatatttaaatcttgtgcaatctctacataaacacaaatgaaaatgttgttagtatttaataaaaagtaataattgtataaaaaagaataaagattgtaatttttttacccAAAGCTATATCATCATCGTTCAAGATGTCATTAACGTTGTCAACTATCAGATTTGTAGATTTTAtcacccaatcttgggtgcataacaaagcttcaactCTCAATGTAGATAAACTAGTCTGATACTCACTTACAACTCTACCACGTGTGCTAAACGCAGACTCggaattatagtataaaataatactaaaaagctgaaatattttagctttgatagctctactttgaaggattttAACTCAGttaatataataccaaaataaacaaaattatagtctaaattcatctacaaactataaactaaatgttggaaaaaaccagaggtcaatccgacttaaaacgaatgagttatgggtgtttaaaaacgTCACGGATTACAAAATCTTGCTGAAAAGCtaaattttttcagctttgatagctctactttgaaggaatgtaactcagtgaatataataccaaaataaacaaaattatagtctaaactcatctacaaactataaactaaatgttggaaaaaaaatctccggtcaatccgacttaaaacgaatgagttatgggtgtttaaaaaatgtcacaaattacaaaatgttgctgaaaagctgaattttttcagctttgatagctctactttgaaggattgtaacgtggtgaatataataccaaaataaacaaaattatagtctaaatttatctacaaactgtaaactaaatgttggaaaaaaccgcaggtcaatccgacttaaaacgaatgagttataggTTTTTAAAAACGTCACAAAAATCTTAATCAtgtccaaccggttctaaacccggtaaaaaccggaccgaatcgggaaaaaaaccggaccggaccggagagaaatcttagaaccgagaaccggcccGGGGGTCCAAAAAAATGGTCCGGTCCGGTCCGATTCGGTCCGGTTCACTAGTCCGGTCCGGtccaccggtccaaatgctcacccctagtaCCATGAAATAACTAggtatgggctgatggtgaatagtgacatggagtggctatgggagtggttgcttgtgtcatagaataaagaaaagtcaacactccacctcttgtacttcacccactcttcttggataaggtttatcccAAAAAACGtggataattaataaatatggggccttatatgttaaaataaagttttgggtgaaaatcccgcgttaaaacaattaaaaacggagcTAAAATGAAATCATAGTCGAAAACCGGAAAGAAATGCTCTTCCTGCGAGGCTTCTCGTAAGGGGGCCGAAGGTGGCTAGGTTCGGTCCTTAGAAGGCTGGGACCGAAGGCTCTGGTGAGTCAGGAAGCGAAATGGGGCGAAAGTGGTTAAgaggcgaaatggagcgaaatagaccgaaatggaccgaaggttcggtccgaaagggagggttcggtcccttatgtgaggctcggtccgaagggagggttcgcttctgacaagttcggttcctaagaggggtttcgggttaagaggggtttcgggtccttaagccctttttATCCGTtcttaccccgttttaagcggtttttgacccgatTAAGGGTCAGAATggcccgaatgacttcaaaaagttacgggaacttttgagagagatttgggagagatttcacattcttggagagatttctcatacaaagagagatttaggagagatttcacattcttggagagatttctcatacaaagagagatttgggagagatttcacatacttggagagatttctcatacaaagagagatttgggagagatttcgcatacttagagaaatttgggagagatttcacatacttgaagagatttctcatacaaagagagatttgggagagatttcacatacttggagagatttctcatacaaagagagatttgggagagattttgcatacttagagagatttgggagagatttcacattcttggagagatttgacatacgtggggagatttgggagagatactcgataaagagagatagagtgaaaacgattgagagaggtttcgtgtgtgacatttgcgagtgtccggcttcgcaatgcaaggtccgtaaaccccgttaagccttgtttaaggatcttacacactcccgatgagtatgcaacattgttttatcggtttggctcgtcacttaccacagttttaggttaaggagatctagatgtatgtacttttcgatttatgatctctcattagaatagcgagttgtttagaaattacataacataAACTCTAGTATCCACGGGAAAATTGAGTcgaacggtttgacttgttgactttagtttactttgacttgaccggaaattgacggttgtcacagttatcgttattatgaacctataaataagatttatcagtgattccatgttgttatactaattgatctacttacagggatgacgtctaggttgtgatttactgaggtgtttaaagtaggatttccaaacagtatattcatataccaaacggaccctacctctgatatgatcctacctggttgttccttacgtgatagatcttgaagtagacttttagttagtgatgaatctagactactaattagtcgcaataaatattagactaaaacttagtgataataatactaggttacgtcaaaggaaaagacaattgttagaagcgaagcgctgcccaaaTTACGAgttgtcactttaacaagtgagtacatagttactttcatcttacacatagatatgaagtatttaatgttaatacatgctatatgtgcttattatctgtgttcctgatatctatgctagatgaaagaTTTATACATGCTTTACTTGATTTAAAcggtatatatatttttatacctaGATATATATTAGGTAAAGATCGGtacatgaatgatgagagatgaaagataatatagatgatgagaggtaAGTATAAATGACGaacacagactattctagacagtccagtggaacgctagcaggctcgcaacctgtaggtgtttatgaatgacatgttcaccagatgtactctaaaaaactTGCCAGCTATGAACTTAGTGCCTTACGAATGAATGTTGACAGgtatggatttagtgccttacaaatgaacattggcagttgtacctaatagataacattggaagctatagacttagtgcctgttgaaTAAACATGTTGAATAAACCCTGGTatcgatggacttcgtgcctattcctttggacaatccttaggaataaataaatgaAGAATATATGATTCATAGGGTAGatctttaagaataaagaagataatggggatgagaaaTTGGGTTAATTTTTTGATGATTAATGTAACACCAGCaaaatttaggtcaaaaataaTTTGTTTAATAACCTTAATTGGGATAAATAAAATGATAGAGATCATAactaggtttccaaaaatataaataacaccaaaatctgagttataactaagaagttatgaccaatcgaagatacACGACGgtaccggtaaaacactgttaaacaTAAAtggagaaatttcaataaaataattttcaaccttaggtgtctaaatgaaattcatatatatcccaaaaccgtaaacatacataaacagaacacccaaatctgacttcatatgaggaagttatcatttttcgaagtttcggacatagcagtaaacagctaaaaactcgaaataaagatcgagtgacttttttccaacatgacctaaactagaatcgaagatctcatcaatggtattacaacggtaaaaagtctgacgaaaactgacatcggatgaagaagttatggatttttaacggacttttcctgtcccggcctgttaaaaatataatattaaaaataaattcaaaattagccgatgaattctaaacgagagttgtagagcataatatcACCTACGTGTGGacataaataacgtcgaaaatggagctcgtatgcgaaagatattaATTTCTGAAGTTCAAGGCACGATCTTCGACGCTGTGTCATAattgtcagagttcacgacgtgaaaagtCTGACTGGCCATTTCAGAGCCACTTGATAGATGACGCATGCCCTAAGCGAATCGGGaccaactcacgacgtgaattggcAAAACTCATGACGTGAACTTCGATTTTAGGCCTATATATAGAAATTGAAGCCTTCCGAGTTTGGCTGCTCATTCCTATCCTTTCTCCCACTCCTACTCTGTGTTAAGCATCCCGAGACCACCCCAAGGCCCCGATAACAACCCTAGCACACGACGCAAGTCCCGAAGTTCCCGAGGAACTTACTTCTTTCCAGTCGAAGTATTGCCCGAGTTTAGTCTCGCCTTCTCCAACTCACCACTTCTACcagctgagttcatacccctacaactatgttttcaaatactttgtaaatgcttttatacacttttaaggagGGGGAACACAAGTAAACACACAATTATCCTTgtgtgaaaaaaaaacataaatcttttgctatacttttggttatttaatcaatcatatgtgatttataactgtgtttcaaacaataggatttcatatacttcaaactgtgttatcaaacaaactaattttaaatcgttttataaattgacatcaagtcatcaatagtTATTATTAAACCCTTCAAAAGGTTCTACAAAACTTCCTCTTTAACTGATATATcgtcaaatgcatgtctatatatgtatagttatgtaagAAATGTGTAAAGGACTTAGAGCTGCTAacccactttatttccttttttcTTGTTTGAATGTGTACTTAGAGTAGTCGGTTAGTTGTCTGAAGGTCATCTAAACAtttgttatatattatgtatacatatgtagatataaaagtaccaGTCAATCTTTCAAATACTACAAAGAAGAATACTATAACAAATATTACACAGAGAATACTATCGTATACAAGTACACacagagaatactatcatatacaagtacatactaagatactataacagaaagaacatactaagatgctatagtatggaacaactacaggatctaactataccaatgatcactaacgcattgttctaaacaaaaggtgataataaattgggtatacatgattatataactttaatgtggataTTACGGCCTAGCAATTCGTTGCGGAAGTCACTCTTTTtccccagaatctcttgtagggagaacgtttaGTATGGGAACTActcatcacattatgaccttaataaaacaaatatcttTTCAGGTAATTAGTACTGCAGGTTGTCAATTCTGAAGACCCCTGAGTGCttacttttcccattactttcatatagTGAAAGTTCTACTTGAAAGTCAATGCAAGCTATTttcgagtcaagatagttataaactagggaacaACATCCACTTTTATAGAgaaacaaacattcaaaacagtcgggtcttggtagaagactactttttatactagtaggaaatatgggattttctaggggtttttaaacatatacaaacatttacattgaatatttacaaacattttcattcaaACATGTACAAACCTTTACATTGAatgtttacaaacattttcattcaaacttatacaaacactgacattaaatatttatgaactcaccagcttaatgttgatctatgctttcaaaataacttgtattctcaggtcatcagtagacaggtaccgttgtcaggttttgagaagaagaAACACGTTCAAGActcttcttttattttgattacttgttttgGTGTCATATTACtacgaaagaacacacatgtattaaactatattattaatgcaatggatgattttgcttgtttactacttttcattgttatgatactatacatgacgtcctccgccccccgcacgtttccgtcgttcaggttttggggtgtgacagttaaacataataattatattattgtgggataaaaatcctatatactcaccagttttcccaacctgacccacttagtttattgtatcacaggtggctatatgaaagatacattctgctgagagattcaaggagtattagATCACTAGTTTAATTattgtaaggcttgtaatatttcgttatgcttatgtttatctattgacgatgacatcccaatgttttaatataaataaaataaatttcttcataaatgctttgataacatctttatcatattttatgggaacaaattccgcaatactcTTTTTCAAAAAGAACACTCtggtttttaaataagcataaataaatcagttttttttttttgctgtgaaaatggggatgtcacagttgcctctaatggtttacacctAAAACCCTAGGCACCCTAGAATAAGGAGGGGAGAGCGGATGGACGAAGAAATTTTGGCTATATCCCTCTTAGGAAGAGTATGAACAAAATTTGGTTTCCTTGTGGTCCCAATTATTGTGTATATGGTCtaaggaaaaccctagatttgaacaataaaataatattattttatctaTTTAAATATGGTAATCCTTATCAATTAAACCAACTTTCCAAACTTCTCCAAGATCCTAGCAAAAAACACCTAACCCTATAAGAGTTCTAGAATTTTCTTCCTTACTCAAATAAGAACAATTATAATTCAACCTTTGGACatttaattaatttcaattaatccAAAATCAATTCTAGATTAgttttgattaataattaattaattccaaccctttctaattaattaattattttctattctcaattaatatattagtcaaataatatattaacaaataattttatcTGTATCCTAATATCAATTCTAGCTATTCTTAGTTATGAGGGCAAACCAAAAAGTGTTTTGCTATTATTCCATAAAGGTATATTAATATAGTTTTTGACTTTGACTAATTTATTTATGACCTTAGACGTTTATTCCAAAAAAATTTCATAGTTCCTTATCAGTTAGTAAGCTTCAGATAGTATATTtatgataatatatattaatcttctTCTTTAAATGGTTTGATTGGCATATACTTGCTTAGTTATTGGATTGATAGAAATGGTAAGCTTGTTCTTCTCCATCATCTACAACGGGATATGTTCTTTTATACTGATTAATCAATTGTTGAATTCAGTTGCCTTTTAAGCTCTCCATTAAGTCAAAGACTTTCTTGACAATGACATATTTTTCTATTTGTATGCCAGATAGAACTAATAAAGGTGAAGGCCGAAAGATACGAATCTTTTCCTTATGTAACCATGCTTGATGCACAAGATCTCTCCCAAGATGTGAAGATTTGATATTTTTTCATTGATTTCATAAAGAATGAAGTATGTAATGGGGTtccttatttttttaaacattcatGTTTAAGACTTTTTGTTTGATTTGTAGGAACTTGGTGTAAGCTCTTCTACAAAAGTTAAGGATAACCAGTAACAAGACACACGCACATGCCCCAAGTGTCCGATACTCCCTTAGATTCTTTATAAtacttttaaaagaaaatatttctTGTCCTATTTGAGAAAATGACAAACATATTTATGTTTagtttttttcctttttgtttgGTGGTTACAAAGTTCGTTACAACAATTACAACCAATAATAACAAGCCTAGAAAAGGTGGTAGAAGGCAAGGAAGTTGTGATGTGGATTTATGCATCAAATGTGTTTTCAAATGGGCTTATTGTTGAATCAAGTTTTGTTTTGGGTTGACAGTTACTTATATAGATACTTTCGAAGATTTGTAGAATTTGGTAAATGTATCCTACTGTAAGGAGTATGATATgtgttattattttaaataattggttgttcatagaaaaaaaaagtatgaAGCTTTTTTAGGTTTTCAAAATTTGCACAATCTAATGAAGTTTATACAACGACTTTAATGGGCAACCATGCCTTTTCTGAAAATAGTTGAAGGCACAATGACGGAGGGTGGCGGCGTTTCGGTGGTGGTTGTCGAGTAGGTGATGAAGATGAGGtgttaaggggggggggggggggggggggggggtataatttaaataaaacttCAAGAATTGTCCCTACGGTATGGAATGACGATTTTTCTCTCACATGGTTATATCACCAAGAAGTACCATCcgttaaaagtttttaaaccATATGTACCATCACTGATGACATAAAAAGTTAGGGACGTAACATGATTTTTTTGAAAACTtcaaggaccatttatgaaaaAAATTCCTTGTATTATGATTATagtattgagagagagagagagggagatggGTTGTTtctatatttattaattataaaatagttaaggggacgaaagaaaaatgaaaaataaacatATTAACGCTATAATAATTTTTTAAGTTTAAAGGACTAAAAATACAACGAAACTAAATCAAAAGGACCACGAAGTCAAGTCATGGTGCGACTAAAACATGAAAAAGTGAGTCTgaccatttttacaattttgttgtatttaaattaaagGTCATTGTAGTTTATAAAAAGGGTATAGCTAGACATACCCTTTTCTATTTATTGGCTGATTGATGTAATGATCCATGAACAAATAATTAAGCAGGCGGCATGAGACGTACGTAAAAGGAATAAGTCCACAATTTATTAAATATCGAGACATCCGATCGAATATATTACATAGGTACACACGATGGTGTGATAGTGAGTCTCATTTTATTAACTACGGACCACTTAAATGGCATGTGAATTTAGAACCAGAGGGCTCGCATTTTGCACATTCCAGGTTCGACTTTGCATGTTTTGGGCAAGTTCTTCGCCATGCCCATCATCTTACCCATCTGTTGTTGCGTCCACCCTTGTTGGTTCATCATCATCTCGATGGCCTCACACCTGCACGTCTCATCGATGTTCGTTAGCTGCATGCAACACAGCTCCAGGTGCTGTTCTGGGGTAATTGGCTCAGACATCCTCCCTCGTCCCATGCTCATTCCTGAGGCAGTGTCAAGGTACATCATGCAGTGGTTGAGCATCGCCTGCTCAGCCAGCTGCTGACCACAAGACATTTCAGTTCTTTTTCCCGTGGGGTTCTCCTCgaaggtggtgatggtggtgaagaTGGTTTTGGTGGTAGCCTCTGCCATGGTCACAAGGAGGAGGAGTCCTGCTGCTGCAAATAGAAGCGAGTACCTAGCCATTGTACGTCTATGATGGATGTAATTGACGAGTGATGCTTAATGTGGTGTGAACGTTGCTGGATTTATAGTCGTGTTGAGAGACTGCATGCAAAGTACGTGTTGAATTGATTTGATGCATTTGTGGAGAGGTGGAGGAAAAAAGTTAGCACGTCGTCTTTAGCCCATGCGCTTCAAGCCATTTGTAAATTGTTATTTTGTTTTGTTCCTTGGAAACGTCTGTGTTTTGGTGCTTTGTGTTTTAACAAAGAAATTAGGTTTAACCCTAATAAAATCGTACTTTAATTTTGTGCTACTAATCAACTTAACATGCAAATGAAACCGAATTTATTCgaggttttaatttttttttttcagttgggTCCAAATTTTGTCCAAGGTTCAAGCTAACCTGATTAACTTAAAAATACAAAATTGTAACAAATTTACAAGCATTTAATCATTTAGGTTAATGGTCACCGTAGTTGTTACTTCGTTAAACTGACCATTCTAAatgatgtatttttttttaaatatcagtttttaaaaaaatatccaCTAAGTCCGGAATACAAATCCGGAGTAATTAAGTTCATTCCAGACTAAAAGTGGATTCAATACCCGTAATTCAAGACTAAAAAGTGGATTCTGGATCCCGTCTCCGGAACGTACCAGAGTAATGTTCCGGAGTACTAATAGTAGGGTATTTCTATTGTCATTGTTGCTGTATAAACCAAATACAACTTTTTGATACTAAAAAAACAAGTTCATATATATAATTAGTTTTTTAGAGTACCTATAAATACAAATATGGCAATGGGAGTGAATCGATAGATCTTTGTAATATGTTGCTCTAGACTATACATGTTTTGGTGCAAATTAAAGCAGTGTCTTTAATGTTTTCATACCCAATCATCTTCTTCACAGGATGGAAAAGAAAGCAATATGTAGCATCTTTGTAAGGTATGATTCAAAAAGAAAAGGACGGAGTTGTTGTGATCCCTATAAAAGGAAGTGTTTTGTATCAAGTAATGCGGTATTCGACAAATCAGCCTCATGGTTGTCAACGAATAAAAAATCTCTACCTTAACCAAAAAATTTAAAAGAATAACTAGAAATGTCTTGGATCAACCTTAATCTTGTTGAATGTGATATCGCTGTTGTTGAAGATGGGGAGATTCATGTGTAAAACCCACAACCATGGAAAACGGGTAGCCTCCATGGTAAGAATAATTAAGAAGAGGTTGGTGAAacctcaaattttaaaattatcaaTAGCACCTAGAAACCTAATCCAAAGTATCTCAATGTCGTTGTAGTGAAGACGAAGTGACGAAACCATAATCATGTGGGAAAGCATGTAATGCAATAGAATGGATCTTTCAAATTGAGAATGTGGCTAATGCAATTTTTGAAAGATCTAAGTCGAGAGGTTGACTGAAGTATACCTCTattctttgataatcttttatatatCCAACTCATAGAGAAACCCACTTTATCTTCAAACTTGACTTCTACAGTTTTCAAATCTATCAAGATTAAGTTTATCCCATCTAAATGGTCTTTCAAGATTGAACCTCGATGAAAACAAACAAACGTTGTTTAGCAACAATTTGTTTGTCAACAACTTCTTATAGAACCTCATCCAAAAAGGACAACAAGGTCGTGCTTTTTCTTCTTGTTGCATATATTCTGTTCCCTCCATCGACGCAAGATTCATAGCAGAAAGAGGGATCCAAATTGTGTTTCAAAACTGCTCTCATCTTAATCTTCGATATACTAAAGTTGTTATTCCCATTAAATTTATCGATTCCGATT includes:
- the LOC111907812 gene encoding albumin-8 yields the protein MARYSLLFAAAGLLLLVTMAEATTKTIFTTITTFEENPTGKRTEMSCGQQLAEQAMLNHCMMYLDTASGMSMGRGRMSEPITPEQHLELCCMQLTNIDETCRCEAIEMMMNQQGWTQQQMGKMMGMAKNLPKTCKVEPGMCKMRALWF